Proteins from a genomic interval of Methanobacterium sp.:
- a CDS encoding RDD family protein — MILVSDRMDRITFLDNAHQGKNNWWRYLLTSAATWMGPFILFLIILIPFIILNHQGMDIDPDKVVNTINPIIFMIMLGVYYTLSFVIFYICSRFIHHKTIISMINTVSRFNWRRMLKGAGLWSLIMGVSLVVDVLINPSSVKLSLNLSFLTLLILSLIIFSIQASFEEIFFRGYLMQGIGLLTRKPFIPLFLTSAIFAIGHFWNGQNVTAGLAAVFNMFIFGMVMGIITLGENSLETAIGAHIANNIMVTSMVDGLDIVGDLPSMLTMGAGPSLGVPYFILPFILLIIIFWKKSDKLSLIFKTQHKLNGFHQAPTEIQCVNCKATNPRIAVYCAECGEKVVAEYASTPRKLVAFLIDMVLLMVISGVVLVVMIILIYLIPKTDSFGPELIFQIGIILTIIIGFFYLVLMERNGKTIGKIALGLRVVDEYTQTPINYRQSILRNLLLVADLIPFIIPGLLGIIVSVKSDKKQRIGDMVAGTVVIQELS; from the coding sequence TTGATATTGGTTTCAGATAGGATGGATCGAATAACCTTTTTAGACAATGCCCATCAGGGAAAAAACAACTGGTGGAGATATCTCCTGACCAGTGCTGCTACCTGGATGGGGCCCTTTATACTGTTTTTAATAATATTAATTCCATTTATCATCCTAAATCATCAGGGAATGGATATAGATCCGGATAAAGTAGTAAATACTATAAATCCCATAATTTTCATGATAATGCTCGGGGTTTATTACACCCTGTCTTTTGTGATTTTCTATATTTGCTCCCGTTTCATCCATCATAAAACAATTATAAGCATGATTAACACCGTTTCCCGTTTTAACTGGAGGCGAATGTTAAAGGGAGCTGGCCTCTGGTCCCTTATCATGGGTGTTTCCCTGGTGGTGGATGTGCTTATAAATCCTTCATCAGTCAAGCTATCATTAAATCTGTCATTTCTCACCCTGTTAATCCTGAGCCTAATCATCTTCTCCATACAGGCATCCTTTGAAGAAATCTTCTTCAGAGGATATCTCATGCAGGGAATAGGACTCTTAACCCGAAAACCATTCATACCCCTCTTTTTGACTTCAGCTATTTTTGCCATTGGACATTTCTGGAATGGTCAAAATGTTACCGCAGGGTTAGCAGCTGTTTTTAACATGTTCATTTTTGGAATGGTGATGGGTATCATCACTTTAGGAGAAAATAGCTTAGAAACAGCTATTGGTGCTCATATTGCCAATAACATCATGGTTACAAGCATGGTAGACGGTTTGGATATCGTCGGTGATTTGCCATCCATGTTAACCATGGGCGCGGGGCCATCTCTGGGCGTTCCCTACTTTATCCTGCCATTCATCCTTTTAATCATTATCTTCTGGAAAAAAAGCGATAAACTATCATTAATATTCAAAACACAGCATAAATTAAATGGATTTCACCAAGCCCCAACCGAAATCCAGTGTGTTAACTGTAAAGCTACCAATCCCAGAATTGCAGTTTACTGTGCCGAATGCGGAGAGAAAGTAGTCGCGGAGTATGCATCTACCCCCAGAAAGCTAGTGGCTTTCTTAATCGACATGGTTCTGTTAATGGTGATATCCGGAGTTGTACTGGTGGTGATGATTATTTTAATTTATTTAATACCCAAAACGGATTCATTCGGCCCAGAGTTAATTTTCCAAATCGGGATTATTCTCACCATCATCATAGGATTCTTCTACCTAGTTTTGATGGAAAGAAATGGGAAAACAATCGGTAAAATAGCTCTGGGATTGAGAGTTGTTGATGAATACACCCAAACGCCCATTAATTATCGCCAGAGCATTTTAAGGAACCTTTTATTAGTTGCAGATCTGATTCCGTTCATCATACCTGGTTTGTTAGGTATTATAGTTAGCGTGAAGTCTGATAAAAAGCAGAGAATTGGAGATATGGTTGCAGGAACTGTTGTAATCCAGGAACTGTCGTAA
- a CDS encoding DUF5518 domain-containing protein — protein MFKPKAILIGTLITIVLVFIFELILGPLGGFLGLFLGGLVSLYLMEVDYKDGIIHGAIMGVLTGVVFDILIILVASLNGISLGLYLAGGGILTLLVALIVYAVLTGIGAATGIYLRGMLKNHSKIGLRG, from the coding sequence ATGTTTAAGCCAAAAGCGATTCTAATTGGAACTTTAATAACGATAGTGCTGGTTTTCATATTTGAACTTATCCTCGGACCATTGGGAGGATTCTTAGGACTGTTTTTAGGAGGTTTAGTGAGTCTCTACCTCATGGAAGTAGATTACAAGGATGGAATCATTCATGGAGCTATTATGGGAGTTTTGACAGGAGTGGTGTTTGACATCCTTATAATTCTTGTTGCCTCCCTCAATGGAATATCCTTAGGACTATACTTAGCTGGTGGTGGAATTCTTACCTTACTGGTTGCTCTAATCGTTTACGCAGTTCTGACTGGAATTGGAGCTGCAACCGGGATCTATCTAAGAGGTATGCTAAAAAATCATAGTAAAATTGGATTAAGGGGGTAA
- a CDS encoding TetR/AcrR family transcriptional regulator, whose protein sequence is MISRMERKKAQNKRLILDATEKLIAEKGIGQLTMNKVAEEVDFAIGTIYLYFNTKESLFAAIYARINKEINQAIKNKMDLYQTGSEKVVATGTALMEFTISNPQKWKVGIELYHEQFEDAQDPNVQYLLQAVNEMIHMLADAYQQGIDEGSIHADLDPVSAAIFSRMAFINAFALNSEQKMLLELNKISPKRYHSFAWNLINRSTHIKPSLREESDMPLEDHRSEEDIRKEIKTMIDSLGLPAEDAMQIRDAWLMLTQIMMGGVEHEPIENTPNRVTENVTLCPAFNSFKETGTSPDKNIMEGCPRYCTILVETLNPQYIPRFKKKLCAGDAYCEIVIELKDDLS, encoded by the coding sequence ATGATCTCGCGAATGGAACGTAAGAAGGCGCAAAATAAGAGATTAATACTAGATGCCACGGAAAAATTAATTGCAGAAAAAGGAATAGGGCAACTTACCATGAATAAAGTGGCAGAAGAAGTAGATTTTGCCATTGGAACTATTTATCTTTACTTCAATACCAAGGAAAGTTTGTTTGCTGCAATTTATGCCCGTATAAATAAAGAGATTAACCAGGCCATAAAAAATAAAATGGACCTATATCAAACCGGTTCTGAGAAGGTAGTTGCCACCGGAACAGCGCTAATGGAATTTACTATTTCTAATCCTCAAAAATGGAAAGTAGGAATTGAATTATATCATGAACAGTTTGAAGATGCCCAAGATCCCAATGTGCAATATCTCCTCCAAGCTGTTAATGAAATGATTCACATGCTAGCTGACGCTTACCAGCAAGGTATAGATGAGGGTTCAATTCATGCAGATTTAGATCCTGTATCTGCAGCCATATTTAGCCGAATGGCTTTTATAAATGCATTTGCCCTAAACTCAGAGCAGAAGATGCTTCTCGAACTCAATAAAATTAGTCCAAAACGCTATCATAGCTTTGCTTGGAATTTGATAAACAGATCGACCCATATAAAACCATCTTTAAGAGAAGAAAGTGATATGCCACTGGAAGATCACAGATCAGAAGAGGATATAAGAAAGGAAATTAAAACAATGATTGACTCCCTGGGATTGCCAGCTGAAGACGCCATGCAAATCAGGGATGCTTGGTTAATGTTAACTCAGATCATGATGGGAGGTGTTGAACATGAACCCATAGAAAACACCCCAAATCGTGTTACAGAAAATGTAACTTTGTGCCCAGCATTCAATTCGTTTAAAGAAACAGGTACCTCTCCTGATAAAAATATAATGGAAGGTTGTCCAAGATATTGTACTATTTTAGTCGAAACTCTGAACCCCCAATATATCCCACGATTCAAAAAAAAGTTGTGTGCAGGTGATGCTTACTGTGAAATTGTTATTGAGTTAAAAGATGATTTAAGTTGA
- a CDS encoding cation-translocating P-type ATPase translates to MSKNHQHHQCTDADSTDTCTCCGGDLFEEKQAMWKHKPMAIIITSAVIFAMGIILEKFLDQGFLAEVAFLAVVVVAGFEIIKGAFKGLSELRFNMNLLITVAAVGAFLIGHGEEGAAVMFLFYVAEFLEDYASERARSSIASLLKLAPETAHVIRNGQELEIHTHAVKLDEKVVIRPGDKVPLDGLVVKGSSAVDQSPITGESIPITKKEDDEVFAGTINTEGYLEIRVTRRSDETIISRIIELVRESKNKKSKTEAFIDRFATYYTPTVILAAILVALIPPFFMNMSFDEWFYRALVLLVVSCPCALAISTPVSMVSGITSATKNGVLIKGGEYVEEMKNVKAMVFDKTGTLTEGRLEVAKIINFNDTSREDNLRLTASLESHSKHPLAKAILQNATDEGLKLEEVHNFKSITGTGLTGEINGKLFYVGNETLFKDSGLLDEMESRDNDILEKIREYEKEGKTTVLLGTEQKIMGLMVLMDRIRDNALETVKFLKNSGIRTVMLTGDNEGTARRVASQLGLDEYYHSLLPEDKVEKIDELVKRHGHVAMVGDGVNDAPALARANIGIAMGAAGSDVAIESADVALMHDDLSKLEYLLKLSRKTMGVVQQNVALSILVKSSFAIMAVLGFVTLWMAVGIGDMGLSLAVILNAIRIGNQRIQ, encoded by the coding sequence ATGTCAAAAAATCATCAACATCATCAATGTACAGACGCAGATTCAACAGATACATGCACCTGCTGCGGAGGCGACCTGTTCGAGGAAAAACAGGCAATGTGGAAGCACAAACCTATGGCAATCATCATAACCTCTGCAGTGATTTTTGCGATGGGCATAATCCTTGAAAAATTCCTGGATCAGGGATTCCTTGCTGAGGTAGCATTCCTGGCGGTAGTGGTAGTTGCCGGTTTTGAAATAATTAAAGGAGCATTTAAAGGATTATCAGAGCTTCGTTTCAATATGAACCTGCTTATAACCGTTGCTGCTGTTGGAGCATTTTTGATTGGTCATGGTGAAGAGGGTGCTGCAGTGATGTTTCTGTTCTATGTTGCTGAGTTTCTGGAGGACTATGCCAGTGAAAGAGCACGCAGCTCAATAGCATCCCTCCTTAAACTGGCACCTGAAACTGCACATGTAATTAGAAATGGCCAGGAACTTGAAATTCATACACATGCCGTGAAACTGGATGAGAAAGTGGTGATTCGCCCTGGTGACAAGGTTCCTCTTGATGGATTGGTGGTTAAAGGATCATCAGCGGTGGATCAGTCCCCCATAACCGGGGAAAGCATACCCATCACCAAAAAAGAGGATGACGAGGTCTTCGCAGGCACCATAAACACCGAAGGTTACCTTGAAATCAGGGTAACCCGAAGGTCAGATGAAACCATCATATCCAGAATAATAGAATTAGTGCGCGAGTCTAAAAATAAAAAATCAAAAACAGAAGCATTCATTGACCGCTTTGCCACCTATTACACTCCAACAGTTATTTTAGCAGCGATATTAGTGGCATTAATACCCCCATTCTTCATGAATATGTCTTTTGATGAATGGTTCTACCGGGCCCTGGTTTTACTGGTGGTATCCTGCCCCTGTGCACTGGCAATATCCACCCCTGTCTCCATGGTCTCGGGGATAACCTCCGCTACCAAAAACGGTGTTCTCATAAAAGGAGGAGAGTATGTGGAGGAAATGAAGAATGTGAAGGCAATGGTCTTTGATAAAACAGGAACATTAACTGAAGGCCGTCTGGAAGTGGCAAAGATCATCAACTTCAATGATACTTCTCGAGAGGATAATTTACGATTAACTGCTTCTCTGGAATCACATTCCAAACATCCCCTGGCCAAAGCCATACTCCAAAACGCAACAGACGAAGGTTTAAAACTGGAAGAGGTTCATAACTTCAAATCCATCACTGGAACAGGTTTAACGGGTGAAATCAATGGAAAACTATTCTACGTGGGAAATGAAACCCTCTTTAAAGATTCAGGTCTTTTAGATGAAATGGAATCCAGAGATAATGATATTCTGGAGAAAATAAGAGAATATGAGAAAGAAGGTAAAACCACGGTCTTACTGGGAACCGAACAGAAGATCATGGGGTTAATGGTTCTCATGGACCGGATCAGGGATAATGCCCTGGAAACGGTTAAGTTCCTTAAAAACAGTGGTATCAGGACGGTCATGCTCACTGGAGATAATGAGGGTACTGCCCGAAGGGTGGCATCCCAATTAGGTCTGGATGAATATTACCACAGCCTCCTACCAGAGGATAAGGTGGAAAAAATAGATGAACTGGTTAAACGCCATGGACACGTGGCCATGGTGGGTGATGGTGTTAATGATGCACCCGCCCTAGCAAGGGCCAATATAGGAATTGCCATGGGTGCAGCTGGTTCAGATGTGGCAATTGAAAGTGCAGACGTGGCCCTGATGCACGATGACCTGTCCAAACTGGAATACCTTTTAAAACTGAGCAGAAAAACAATGGGAGTGGTGCAGCAGAACGTGGCACTTTCAATACTGGTTAAAAGTTCCTTCGCCATCATGGCAGTGCTTGGCTTTGTAACCCTGTGGATGGCAGTGGGAATTGGGGATATGGGCCTTAGCCTGGCAGTTATACTCAATGCCATTAGGATTGGCAATCAGAGAATCCAGTAA
- a CDS encoding zinc-ribbon domain-containing protein: MFCTECGEEYVEVVNFCSKCGADLTLYPDTNPDLNPSGSLDVVQSSVKKNSINLPEISKEDSIRDDKPMIGHTPGGNESAPENPGNSWEDEKEHMECVISQLEYENQKLREEKEKLTKPRSRGTNPPKKSGLPRPQIKSSESMWNKFKKWYNE; encoded by the coding sequence ATGTTTTGCACTGAATGTGGGGAAGAGTACGTGGAAGTAGTAAACTTCTGTTCTAAATGTGGTGCGGATTTAACTCTCTACCCCGATACAAATCCTGATTTGAACCCTTCAGGGTCTTTAGATGTAGTTCAATCATCTGTAAAGAAAAATTCAATAAATCTACCGGAAATTAGTAAGGAAGATTCAATTAGGGATGATAAGCCCATGATTGGTCACACCCCCGGTGGAAATGAATCAGCACCAGAAAATCCAGGAAATTCATGGGAGGATGAAAAAGAACACATGGAATGTGTCATTTCTCAACTGGAATATGAGAATCAGAAATTGAGGGAAGAAAAGGAAAAATTAACAAAACCGCGATCGAGAGGGACAAACCCACCTAAAAAATCAGGGCTGCCCCGCCCACAAATTAAATCATCGGAAAGCATGTGGAACAAATTTAAAAAATGGTACAACGAGTAA